A genomic window from Phocoena sinus isolate mPhoSin1 chromosome 20, mPhoSin1.pri, whole genome shotgun sequence includes:
- the MRPL12 gene encoding 39S ribosomal protein L12, mitochondrial yields the protein MLPAAASLLWGPCLRLRAAALRLARQQVPRVCSVRLMRCSSHRGGEALAGAPLDNTPKEYPPKIQQLVQDIASLTLLEISDLNELLKKTLKIQDVGFMPMGGVVPGAAPAAAAPEAAEEDIPKPKEQTHFTVRLTEAKPVDKVKLIKEIKNFVQGINLVQAKKLVESLPQEIKANVAKAEAEKIKAALEAVGGTVVLE from the exons ATGCTGCCGGCGGCCGCAAGCCTCCTATGGGGGCCGTGTCTTAGGCTTCGAGCCGCCGCCCTCCGCCTCGCCAG GCAACAGGTACCTCGTGTCTGCTCCGTGCGCCTGATGAGATGCAGCAGCCATCGAGGGGGGGAGGCCCTTGCTGGTGCCCCCCTGGATAACACCCCCAAGGAGTACCCCCCCAAGATCCAGCAGCTGGTCCAGGACATTGCCAGCCTCACGCTGCTGGAGATCTCAGACCTCAACGAGCTCCTGAAG AAAACGTTGAAGATCCAGGATGTGGGGTTCATGCCGATGGGTGGCGTGGTGCCTGGTGCTGCCCCTGCCGCAGCAGCCCCCGAG gcagcAGAAGAAGACATCCCCAAACCAAAAGAACAGACGCATTTCACCGTCCGCCTGACAGAGGCAAAACCTGTGGACAAGGTGAAGCTGATCAAGGAAATCAAGAACTTCGTCCAGGGCATCAACCTCGTCCAG GCAAAGAAGCTGGTGGAATCCCTGCCTCAGGAAATCAAAGCCAATGTGGCCAAGGCCGAGGCCGAGAAGATCAAGGCGGCCCTAGAGGCGGTGGGCGGCACCGTGGTTCTGGAGTAG